Proteins from one Telopea speciosissima isolate NSW1024214 ecotype Mountain lineage chromosome 1, Tspe_v1, whole genome shotgun sequence genomic window:
- the LOC122649039 gene encoding putative receptor protein kinase ZmPK1: MRHHPCSSFLSFPPLLLLVSILFSFVSSTPQNSLNEGFSLSVEDDSNILISPDKSFTCGFYPVGINAFYFSIWFTNTANRTVVWMANRDRPVNGRGSRISLERDGTMVLTDLDGTSVWSTNTTGTNVQKAELLNSGNLILTDPQGKILWQSFDYPTDTLLPMHPFTKNKKLISAMGEGMYSSGYYSFFFDNDNVLTLIYDGPEISSIYWPDPGLDVFQNGRTNYNSSRIAILDDMGSFVSSDLMGFSASDLGTGIRRRLVMDYDGNLRLYSLNESTLSWDVSWEAVSDQCTVHGLCGRNGICVYTPKPQCSCPPGYEITDSHDWNKGCKPKFNQICNQTQKVKFMKMPLTDYYGFDLAFQQPVSFKTCKNLCLNSCDCQAFGYRLAGDGACYTKSALFNGYKSPDILGSIYLKLPKSLDTSEDSAPKGSDPTCGSIKPETPSRYSVMYDTGSGRTKWVYLYSFALAIGAIEVLFVSSGWWFLFRRRVPRSVEDGYQAISSQFRKFTYKELRKATKNFKDELGRGSSGIVYKGVLRDDRVVAVKKLGDVIQGEEEFWAEVTTFGRINHMNLVRMWGFCSGKAQRLLVYEYAENGSLDKHLFSNVSTSNSHSTSRSTSLEWKERFRIAIGAAKGLAYLHHECLEWVIHCDVKPENILLDNDFEPKIADFGLAKLSRRGGADSEFSRIRGTKGYMAPEWALNLPITAKVDVYSYGVVLLEIVKGIRLSSWVLGDENVEMTGLTRFIREVKRKIGNEEGFYVEDVVDPQLKGKFNRNQATMMIKIGISCVEEDRSKRPTMDAVVQALLKCEDEPQVLTAKMHS; the protein is encoded by the coding sequence ATGAGACACCATCCTTGCTCTTCATTCTTATCTTTTCCTCCTCTGCTCCTCCTTGTGtccattctcttttcttttgtgtcTTCAACACCCCAGAATTCTTTGAATGAAGGCTTTTCTCTGTCAGTGGAAGATGATTCAAATATCCTCATCTCTCCAGACAAATCCTTCACTTGTGGATTCTACCCAGTTGGGATAAACGCTTTCTATTTCTCAATATGGTTCACCAATACAGCTAACAGAACTGTTGTATGGATGGCTAATCGAGACCGGCCTGTTAATGGCCGTGGCTCGAGAATTTCGCTGGAGAGAGATGGAACAATGGTCTTAACCGATCTTGACGGCACAAGTGTTTGGTCCACCAACACCACCGGAACTAATGTGCAAAAGGCTGAGCTCTTGAATTCAGGAAACCTTATCCTAACAGACCCACAAGGCAAAATCCTGTGGCAAAGCTTTGATTATCCGACTGATACACTTCTTCCTATGCATCCATTCACGAAGAATAAGAAACTGATTTCTGCAATGGGAGAAGGTATGTATTCTTCAGGATATTATAGTTTTTTCTTTGACAATGACAATGTTTTGACGTTAATATATGATGGGCCTGAGATTTCTAGTATATATTGGCCAGATCCTGGGTTGGATGTATTTCAGAATGGGAGAACAAACTATAACAGTAGCAGAATAGCCATTCTTGATGATATGGGTAGTTTTGTATCCAGTGATTTAATGGGATTTTCTGCTTCTGATTTGGGGACTGGGATTAGGAGGAGACTTGTGATGGATTATGATGGTAATCTGAGACTCTATAGCTTGAACGAGTCAACCCTGTCTTGGGATGTATCTTGGGAAGCTGTCTCAGACCAGTGCACTGTGCATGGATTGTGTGGCAGAAATGGAATTTGTGTCTATACACCGAAACCCCAGTGTTCATGTCCCCCAGGTTATGAGATAACTGACTCACATGACTGGAACAAAGGTTGCAAGCCTAAGTTCAACCAGATCTGCAATCAAACTCAGAAAGtaaaattcatgaaaatgccACTTACAGATTACTATGGATTTGACCTTGCTTTCCAACAACCTGTATCATTTAAAACTTGCAAGAACCTCTGCTTGAATAGTTGTGATTGTCAGGCCTTTGGGTACCGGCTAGCAGGGGATGGGGCATGCTATACAAAGAGTGCACTCTTCAATGGGTACAAGTCTCCAGACATTTTAGGCAGTATTTATTTGAAACTTCCCAAAAGTTTGGATACATCAGAAGACTCTGCCCCCAAAGGATCTGATCCCACTTGTGGATCCATTAAACCAGAAACTCCTTCACGTTATTCTGTAATGTATGATACAGGGAGTGGAAGGACAAAATGGGTGTATCTATACTCATTTGCTCTGGCCATTGGTGCAATTgaagttctttttgtttcttcgGGTTGGTGGTTTCTTTTTAGGAGACGTGTGCCAAGGTCGGTGGAGGATGGATACCAAGCTATATCCAGTCAGTTCAGGAAGTTCACTTACAAAGAGCTGAGAAAGGCAACTAAGAACTTCAAAGATGAATTGGGAAGGGGAAGCTCAGGAATTGTTTATAAAGGAGTTTTGAGGGATGATAGAGTAGTAGCAGTGAAGAAATTGGGAGATGTAATCCAAGGAGAGGAAGAGTTTTGGGCTGAAGTGACTACATTTGGGAGAATCAACCATATGAATCTAGTGAGGATGTGGGGGTTCTGTTCAGGAAAGGCCCAGAGACTCTTGGTCTATGAGTATGCGGAGAATGGTTCATTGGATAAGCACTTGTTCTCCAATGTCTCTACGAGTAACAGCCACAGCACCAGTAGATCTACTTCACTAGAATGGAAGGAGAGGTTCAGAATTGCTATAGGGGCTGCTAAGGGTCTGGCATACCTTCACCATGAGTGTCTTGAGTGGGTTATTCACTGTGATGTGAAGCCTGAAAACATACTATTGGACAATGATTTTGAACCAAAAATTGCAGATTTTGGACTTGCAAAACTGTCTCGAAGAGGTGGAGCTGATTCTGAGTTCTCTAGGATCCGAGGAACAAAGGGGTACATGGCTCCAGAGTGGGCATTGAACCTTCCTATCACTGCAAAGGTTGATGTTTACAGCTATGGAGTTGTGCTTTTAGAAATTGTCAAGGGTATTCGGCTCTCCAGTTGGGTTTTGGGGGATGAGAATGTTGAAATGACAGGGCTCACAAGGTTTATCAGGGAAGTGAAAAGGAAAATTGGAAATGAAGAAGGCTTCTATGTGGAGGATGTGGTTGATCCACAATTGAAGGGGAAGTTCAACAGGAATCAGGCAACTATGATGATCAAGATAGGGATCTCCTGTGTAGAGGAGGACAGAAGCAAGAGACCAACCATGGATGCAGTAGTTCAAGCTCTACTAAAGTGTGAAGATGAGCCACAGGTCCTAACAGCGAAAATGCACTCATAA
- the LOC122667343 gene encoding putative receptor protein kinase ZmPK1 codes for MRHLRSSSVLSFPSLLLLLSILFSFVSSTPQNSLYRGSSLSVEDDSNILISPDKSFTCGFHPVGTNAFSFAIWFTNMANRTVVWMANRERPVNGRGSRISLQTDGTMILTDLDGTSVWSTNTTRTNVQKAELLNSGNLILTDPQGQILWQSFDSPTDTLLPMQPITKTKKLISAKGEGMYSSGYYSFFFDNDNVLKLIYDGPEISSIYWPNPTYTVIQDGRTTYNSSRIAILDDMGRFLSSDGIGFSASDMGTGIRRRLVMDYDGNLRLYSLNESTMSWAVSWEAFSQQCSVHGLCGRNGICTYTPKAQCSCPPGYEISDPRDWNKGCKAKFNQSCNQTQKVRFMKIPQTDFFGYDLHFEKSVSFETCMNLCMNSCDCQAFVYRLTGDGECYIKNILFNGYNSPDVPENTYLKVPTSLDTSEDSAPKVSDPTCGSIKPEIPLGSSVMYGTQSGRTNWVYLYSFALAIGAIEVLFVSSGWWFLFRRHGVPTSVEDGYQAISSQFRKFTYKELRKATNNFKDELGRGSSGAVYKGVLRDDRVVAVKRLGDVIQGEEEFWAEVTTFGRINHMNLVRTWGFCSGRVHKLLVYEYAENGSLDKHLFSNVSTSNSHSSSISTSLDWKERFRIAIGTAKGLAYLHHECLEWVIHCDVKPENILLDSDFEPKIADFGLAKLSQRGGSGSEFSRIRGTKGYMAPEWALNLPITAQVDVYSYGVVLLEIVNGIRLSSWVLGDEDVEMTGLTRFLREVKRKIGNGEDFCVEDVVDPQLKGKFNRNQATMMVKIGISCVEEDRSKRPTMDAVVQALLECEDEPQVHTETIF; via the coding sequence ATGAGACACCTCCGTAGCTCTTCAGTTTTATCTTTTCCTTCTCTGCTCCTCCTTCTGtccattctcttttcttttgtatcttcAACTCCCCAGAATTCTTTATACAGAGGCTCCTCTTTGTCAGTGGAAGATGATTCAAATATCCTCATCTCTCCAGACAAATCCTTCACTTGTGGATTCCACCCAGTTGGCACAAACGCATTCAGTTTCGCAATTTGGTTCACCAATATGGCTAACAGAACCGTCGTATGGATGGCTAATCGAGAAAGGCCTGTTAATGGCCGAGGCTCGAGAATTTCGCTGCAGACAGATGGAACAATGATCCTAACCGATCTTGACGGCACAAGTGTTTGGTCCACCAACACCACCAGAACTAATGTGCAAAAGGCAGAGCTCTTGAACTCTGGAAACCTCATCCTAACAGATCCACAAGGCCAAATCTTATGGCAAAGCTTTGATTCTCCCACAGATACACTTCTCCCTATGCAACCAATCACAAAGACTAAGAAGCTGATTTCCGCAAAGGGAGAAGGTATGTATTCTTCAGGATATTATAGTTTTTTCTTTGACAATGACAATGTTTTAAAGTTAATATATGATGGGCCTGAGATTTCTAGTATATATTGGCCCAATCCTACATATACAGTAATTCAGGATGGGAGAACAACCTATAATAGTAGCAGAATAGCCATTCTTGATGATATGGGTAGGTTTCTATCCAGTGATGGAATTGGATTTTCTGCTTCTGATATGGGGACTGGGATTAGGAGGAGACTTGTGATGGATTATGATGGTAATCTGAGACTCTATAGCTTGAACGAGTCAACCATGTCTTGGGCTGTATCATGGGAAGCTTTCTCACAGCAGTGCTCTGTGCATGGGCTGTGTGGCAGAAATGGAATTTGTACCTATACACCAAAAGCCCAGTGTTCATGTCCCCCAGGTTATGAGATATCTGACCCACGTGACTGGAACAAAGGTTGCAAGGCTAAGTTCAACCAGAGCTGCAACCAAACTCAGAAAGTAAGATTCATGAAGATACCACAAACAGATTTCTTTGGATATGACCTTCATTTCGAAAAATCTGTATCATTTGAAACTTGCATGAACCTCTGCATGAATAGTTGTGATTGTCAGGCTTTTGTGTACCGGTTAACAGGGGATGGAGAATGTTATATTAAGAATATACTCTTCAATGGGTACAACTCTCCAGACGTCCCAGAAAACACTTATTTGAAAGTGCCCACAAGTTTGGATACATCAGAAGACTCTGCCCCCAAAGTATCTGATCCCACTTGTGGATCCATTAAACCAGAAATTCCTTTGGGTTCTTCTGTAATGTATGGCACACAGAGTGGAAGGACAAATTGGGTATATCTATACTCATTTGCCCTGGCCATTGGTGCAATTgaagttctttttgtttcttcgGGTTGGTGGTTTCTTTTTAGGAGACATGGTGTGCCAACATCAGTGGAGGATGGATACCAAGCAATATCCAGTCAGTTCAGGAAGTTCACTTACAAAGAGCTGAGGAAAGCAACCAATAACTTCAAAGATGAATTGGGAAGGGGAAGCTCAGGGGCTGTTTATAAAGGAGTTTTAAGGGATGACAGAGTAGTAGCAGTGAAGAGATTGGGAGATGTAATCCAAGGAGAGGAAGAGTTTTGGGCAGAAGTGACTACATTTGGGAGAATCAACCATATGAACCTAGTGAGAACATGGGGGTTCTGTTCAGGAAGGGTCCACAAACTCTTGGTATATGAGTATGCGGAGAATGGTTCATTGGATAAGCACTTGTTCTCCAATGTCTCTACGAGTAACAGCCACAGCTCTAGTATATCTACTTCGCTAGATTGGAAGGAGAGGTTCAGAATTGCTATAGGGACAGCCAAGGGTCTGGCGTACCTTCACCATGAGTGTCTTGAGTGGGTAATTCACTGTGATGTGAAGCCTGAAAACATACTATTGGACAGTGATTTTGAACCAAAGATTGCAGATTTTGGACTTGCAAAACTGTCTCAAAGAGGAGGATCTGGTTCTGAGTTCTCTAGGATCCGAGGAACGAAGGGGTACATGGCTCCAGAGTGGGCATTGAACCTTCCTATCACTGCACAGGTTGATGTTTACAGCTATGGAGTTGTGCTTTTAGAGATTGTCAATGGCATTCGGCTCTCCAGTTGGGTTCTGGGGGATGAGGATGTAGAAATGACAGGGCTCACAAGGTTTCTCAGGGAAGTGAAAAGGAAAATTGGAAATGGAGAAGACTTCTGTGTGGAGGATGTGGTGGATCCACAATTGAAGGGAAAGTTCAACAGGAACCAGGCAACTATGATGGTCAAGATAGGGATCTCCTGTGTAGAGGAGGACAGAAGCAAGAGACCGACCATGGATGCAGTAGTTCAAGCTCTACTAGAATGTGAAGATGAACCACAGGTCCACACAGAAACCATCTTCTAA
- the LOC122648270 gene encoding protein RETICULATA, chloroplastic-like gives MAIRSSSSRLSLLANFSSEFGSTEQWNGNWTVEVRLLGRSRNGMKPPVLLISSKGKSKICFPRRDRNRFVVSSMSEMQSVPESGDPGVTVLQQGVNTSLGKDSRVPQTSFSLDTDNGGDGKYSLGSTNGNGKTPSGGGGGGAGGSGAGGGDGHGEDDHEEEEFGPVMKFEEVMKEAEARGVSLPSDMLQAAKTVGIRKVLLDRYFDLQGSFWPVGFAMRSCSLLRNRMLADPAFLFKVGTEIVIDSCCATFAEVQKRGKDFWSEFELFVADLLVGTVVNIALVAMLAPYARFGQPTASKGFLGSLQAANAALPSSVFEAERPGCRFTVQQRIATYFCKGVLYGSVGFGCGLIGQGIANLIMTAKRSIRKSEDDIPVPPLLKSAALWGVFLGVSSNTRYQILNGLEHLVEVSPLAKKVPPVAMAFTIGVRFANNVYGGMQFIDWARWSGVQ, from the exons ATGGCGATTCGTTCTTCAAGCTCCAGATTGTCACTTTTGGCCAATTTTTCGAGTGAGTTTGGTTCGACGGAACAATGGAACGGAAACTGGACCGTGGAGGTTAGATTACTGGGGAGAAGCCGAAATGGCATGAAGCCGCCGGTTTTGTTGATTTCATCTAAAGGCAAGAGCAAGATATGTTTCCCACGGAGAGACCGAAATAGGTTCGTAGTCAGCAGCATGTCGGAGATGCAGAGTGTGCCGGAGTCCGGTGATCCTGGGGTTACGGTTTTGCAACAGGGCGTGAATACGTCTTTAGGGAAGGACTCTAGGGTTCCTCAGACTAGCTTTTCTCTCGACACTGACAATGGAGGTGATGGGAAGTACTCCTTGGGTAGTACTAATGGTAACGGGAAAACTCCCtctggaggtggaggaggaggagcaggaggaagtggtgctggtggtggcgATGGCCATGGAGAGGATGATCATGAAGAAGAGGAGTTTGGGCCAGTGATGAAGTTTGAGGAAGTGATGAAAGAGGCTGAAGCTCGTGGGGTTAGTCTTCCTTCGGACATGTTACAAGCCGCTAAGACCGTGGGGATCCGCAAAGTTCTTCTTGACAGATACTTCGATTTGCAG GGGTCATTTTGGCCTGTAGGCTTCGCCATGAGATCCTGCTCATTGCTTCGGAACCGAATGCTTGCTGATCCAGCTTTCCTTTTCAAAGTTGGAACAGAG ATAGTCATCGACTCTTGTTGTGCAACATTTGCTGAAGTTCAAAAGCGAGGCAAGGATTTCTGGTCAGAGTTTGAGTTGTTCGTTGCAGATCTTTTAGTTGGCACGGTTGTGAACATTGCTTTAGTTgctatgctagcaccctatgccCGTTTCGGGCAACCAACAGCGTCAAAAGGCTTCCTTGGATCCTTGCAAGCTGCTAATGCAGCCCTCCCTAGTAG TGTTTTTGAAGCTGAAAGGCCAGGATGTAGATTTACAGTACAGCAAAGGATAGCAACATATTTTTGTAAG GGTGTGCTGTATGGATCAGTTGGGTTTGGTTGTGGTCTTATTGGACAAGGCATTGCAAATTTGATTATGACTGCAAAACG GAGCATAAGGAAATCTGAAGATGATATACCTGTGCCACCTCTCTTGAAAAGTGCTGCTCTTTGGG GTGTTTTTCTTGGTGTTTCTTCTAATACCCGCTACCAGATTTTAAATGGCTTGGAACACCTTGTTGAAGTATCACCTTTGGCAAAGAAAGTCCCACCTGTTGCGATGGCATTCACCATCGGAGTGCGATTCGCTAACAATGTTTATGGCGGTATGCAGTTCATAGACTGGGCCAGATGGAGTGGGGTGCAATAA